One window from the genome of Fulvivirga lutea encodes:
- a CDS encoding DUF6452 family protein, with the protein MKKTSLFILLLISTLFSCDEPDCILQGGSKMKIGFYSVIDGTAQPLRINLLEVEGIDGSILENSNDTSDVVLPINPADSEIRLYFDTEFGLDTLIVGYKKTARLISEDCGTEVVYNGIEVIRSDFDSVRVFNASMETNFLQPELVNENIRVYN; encoded by the coding sequence ATGAAAAAGACATCCCTTTTTATATTACTGTTGATCTCTACCTTGTTTAGTTGCGATGAACCTGATTGCATATTACAAGGGGGCTCAAAAATGAAGATTGGCTTTTATAGTGTTATTGATGGAACAGCACAACCTTTAAGAATAAATCTTCTTGAGGTTGAGGGTATAGATGGATCAATTCTAGAAAATTCTAATGATACAAGTGATGTTGTTTTACCTATAAATCCTGCAGATTCTGAAATTCGATTATATTTTGATACTGAATTTGGATTAGATACACTTATCGTTGGATATAAAAAAACAGCCAGGCTTATTTCAGAAGATTGTGGCACTGAGGTTGTTTATAATGGTATTGAAGTTATTAGAAGTGATTTTGATTCAGTAAGAGTATTTAATGCAAGTATGGAAACTAATTTCCTACAACCAGAACTAGTCAATGAGAATATTAGAGTATACAATTAG